In Bacteroidia bacterium, a genomic segment contains:
- a CDS encoding isoamylase early set domain-containing protein yields MSITKKFLKSKSVCKVTFRLPKEAVSNADSVSVVGEFNEWNPSATPMKSSKSGEFSTTLELEQGNEYQFRYLINGQDWTNDNEADKFVSSPYGDAQNSVIVL; encoded by the coding sequence ATGAGTATCACAAAAAAATTTCTCAAGTCAAAGTCTGTCTGCAAAGTTACTTTCCGCTTACCTAAAGAGGCGGTTTCCAATGCTGATTCTGTAAGCGTTGTCGGTGAATTCAACGAATGGAATCCCAGCGCAACTCCCATGAAATCCTCCAAGAGCGGAGAATTCTCCACCACACTCGAACTCGAACAAGGAAATGAGTATCAGTTCCGCTACCTGATCAACGGTCAGGATTGGACCAACGACAATGAAGCTGATAAATTTGTTTCCTCTCCTTATGGCGACGCACAAAACAGCGTAATTGTATTGTAA
- a CDS encoding T9SS type A sorting domain-containing protein — MHGPSFSWFLSTLAIFVSVIPSVFSQVHKFPDHGGKGVPGAFPYSFVFGWGGVEGVLSYQYVISDNPLCFSGCSGDTREGFTPDTFLVAYNMEPDRWYYWITRMIMVDGDTSEWSLISSFLTETPENSARMVSMGGNPVSGRQIPLRFNWALNPEAARVTYKIYNLSGTLLESGTFSRSVGFRLEEKIIPVPYFTPGLYILEVEVGNNLNNFNNHFTIKVILL, encoded by the coding sequence ATGCACGGCCCATCGTTCTCCTGGTTTCTTAGCACACTGGCAATTTTTGTTTCTGTTATTCCTTCCGTATTCTCCCAGGTCCACAAATTTCCCGATCATGGGGGGAAAGGCGTTCCTGGTGCATTTCCCTATTCGTTTGTTTTCGGTTGGGGTGGGGTAGAAGGTGTGTTGAGCTATCAATATGTGATCAGCGACAACCCGCTCTGCTTTTCAGGCTGCTCGGGGGATACCCGTGAAGGATTTACCCCGGATACATTTTTGGTTGCCTATAATATGGAACCCGACCGCTGGTATTACTGGATTACCCGCATGATTATGGTCGATGGTGATACGAGTGAATGGTCGCTTATTTCTTCGTTTCTCACAGAAACCCCTGAAAATTCCGCCAGAATGGTAAGCATGGGCGGAAACCCTGTCTCCGGAAGGCAAATCCCCTTGCGTTTTAACTGGGCATTAAATCCCGAAGCAGCTCGTGTAACCTATAAAATTTATAATCTTAGCGGAACTCTCCTGGAATCCGGGACGTTTTCCCGCTCTGTGGGTTTCAGACTGGAAGAAAAAATAATTCCTGTACCTTATTTTACTCCAGGCTTATATATTCTGGAGGTGGAGGTGGGAAATAATCTCAACAATTTCAACAACCATTTTACCATCAAGGTTATCCTGCTTTGA